A region of Blastocatellia bacterium DNA encodes the following proteins:
- a CDS encoding AAA-like domain-containing protein: MSNKLYTPGGPVSNGIYISRKGDTKLLELCRRGEYAYVLATRQVGKSSLMFRTAKRLADEGICSAIIDLSRIGVEVTRDQWYLSILNRIAQKLIPEWDCLKTWWQENDHLGETDRLALFFEDVLLSRIKERVVIFIDEIDTTLSLAFSDDFFIAIRHLFNARPNTHNLRRLSFVLIGVATPGDLISDPNRTSFNINMSAVDLTDFTFEEALPLAEGFGLPAKEAARVLGYVLKWTQGHPFLTQRLCRAIANGGQEKWLKSDVDRLVAKTFFGENTRKDSNLTAVRDLLTKRTREPAKVLAAYRKVRRGLPAVRDEERSRVKSRLKLSGIVKAERGTLRVRNRIYRKVFNRKWIREHLGIDWLRRLGILGLALNLIFIVALLAISYSLNKTNDKLTARNTELDKQTAVIKKQNEDMEISKNELYSKNNELQAALKMARDAEKVATKSTALAKKNAEDAVRQKAIAEANASKAKDLQIKAEADSKRAYAAQKKAEIAEGALRASLAAAQASKDAAEASKNKAKEALTIAQAEQKLSKSHANADKAAQDEPNPWLKPRTQRIQWAMQAVKPLLSVGGEALPDQAGYERDRKQAISDGLEALEKALRASHLVASFKENREVTDVAFNKDGKPVTVGIDGEARVWKLPDHIDNDFVNAGVPYEKHQIKIDPENKDKKFGKITVASVSPDGEMFGVGSDHGDLRFGKIESGNEEILPEKITRHYHPINGMAFSNEIDFPKLRHGQQKGYLLANASIFWSWAVGDLRGHPKRSWRKPNLLAWPSILFGTRNNYLVNSMAFNKDGSLVAIAHEDGKTEIRDVHSGQCRLKWDSHTQAVIGVAFDPAVKPNASKPNASRLVTVSKDRTAKVWDIELGSCKAGSKQPKPASFDLSDASWNTEGGPRAHDGAVVQAAFSPDGKLIATASQDKTVKIWDAAGNDKTKPRLLLTLNGHHGHVTGLAFWDQGNQPNRTGQHLYLATISADDKTTKVWDLISADHLSELRQRIDSIKQAKDKVTNSKKIEGPLDKGLLDEIQNMIDPKSGGGKVQTGARETSSLRQP, translated from the coding sequence ATGTCAAATAAGCTTTACACGCCGGGCGGCCCGGTCAGCAACGGGATTTACATCTCACGCAAGGGCGACACGAAGCTTTTGGAGCTATGCCGCCGCGGCGAGTACGCCTACGTACTGGCGACGCGCCAGGTCGGCAAATCGAGCCTGATGTTTCGAACCGCTAAAAGGCTCGCCGATGAAGGCATCTGCTCAGCCATCATTGATCTTTCCAGAATAGGCGTCGAAGTCACCCGTGACCAGTGGTATCTGAGCATACTGAACCGGATCGCGCAAAAATTAATACCCGAGTGGGATTGCCTGAAGACCTGGTGGCAGGAGAATGATCATTTGGGGGAGACGGACCGGCTCGCCTTGTTTTTTGAAGATGTGCTGTTGAGCAGAATCAAGGAGCGGGTCGTCATCTTCATCGACGAGATCGACACGACGCTGTCGCTGGCGTTCTCGGACGATTTCTTCATTGCCATCCGCCACCTGTTTAACGCGCGCCCGAATACGCACAACCTGCGCCGCCTGTCTTTCGTGCTCATCGGCGTAGCGACGCCGGGAGATCTGATCAGCGACCCGAACCGGACATCCTTCAACATCAATATGTCTGCCGTCGACTTGACGGACTTCACCTTTGAAGAAGCCTTGCCGCTCGCCGAAGGCTTCGGGCTGCCGGCCAAAGAGGCCGCGCGGGTGCTCGGCTACGTGCTGAAATGGACGCAAGGCCACCCGTTCCTGACCCAGCGCCTCTGTCGAGCGATAGCCAACGGAGGTCAGGAGAAATGGTTGAAGAGTGATGTTGACCGCCTGGTGGCCAAGACCTTCTTCGGCGAGAATACCAGGAAAGATTCCAACCTGACCGCCGTGCGCGACCTGCTAACCAAGCGCACGAGGGAACCGGCCAAGGTCTTGGCCGCCTACAGAAAGGTGCGGCGAGGCTTGCCGGCGGTGCGCGACGAGGAGCGGTCGCGGGTCAAATCCCGTTTGAAGCTGTCGGGCATCGTCAAGGCCGAACGGGGCACGCTGCGCGTGCGCAATCGCATCTACAGAAAAGTATTCAACAGAAAGTGGATCAGGGAGCACCTGGGGATAGACTGGCTCAGGCGACTGGGCATCCTGGGACTGGCGTTGAATTTAATTTTTATAGTTGCTTTGCTCGCCATTTCCTACAGCTTGAACAAGACGAACGACAAATTGACAGCAAGGAATACGGAACTCGATAAACAGACGGCGGTGATTAAGAAACAAAACGAGGATATGGAAATAAGTAAGAATGAATTGTACTCAAAGAATAACGAGTTGCAGGCAGCGTTGAAGATGGCGAGAGATGCAGAAAAGGTGGCAACCAAGTCAACGGCGTTAGCTAAGAAGAATGCTGAAGATGCGGTCCGCCAGAAAGCAATAGCAGAGGCGAACGCTTCAAAAGCAAAGGATCTGCAAATTAAGGCTGAGGCCGACAGCAAAAGGGCCTACGCGGCGCAGAAAAAGGCCGAGATAGCTGAGGGAGCATTACGCGCTTCACTGGCCGCCGCCCAGGCGTCAAAGGACGCCGCCGAGGCGTCAAAAAACAAAGCCAAGGAGGCACTAACCATTGCGCAGGCCGAACAAAAGTTATCCAAGTCGCATGCGAATGCGGATAAAGCGGCGCAAGACGAGCCGAATCCATGGCTCAAACCGCGAACGCAGCGAATTCAATGGGCGATGCAGGCGGTGAAGCCACTTCTGAGCGTTGGCGGCGAAGCGCTGCCGGATCAAGCCGGGTATGAGCGGGACCGCAAGCAGGCCATATCGGATGGGCTCGAAGCTTTAGAGAAAGCGCTACGGGCATCTCACCTGGTCGCCAGTTTCAAGGAGAACAGAGAAGTTACCGACGTCGCGTTCAATAAGGACGGAAAACCGGTGACTGTTGGAATAGACGGAGAGGCCCGTGTCTGGAAGCTCCCGGATCATATCGACAATGATTTTGTGAACGCCGGGGTTCCTTATGAAAAGCACCAGATTAAAATTGATCCGGAGAATAAGGATAAGAAGTTCGGTAAGATAACCGTCGCCTCTGTAAGCCCGGACGGCGAGATGTTCGGTGTCGGCTCGGATCACGGGGATCTGAGATTCGGTAAAATAGAGAGCGGTAATGAGGAAATCCTCCCCGAAAAAATAACTCGCCACTATCACCCGATTAATGGGATGGCTTTCAGCAACGAAATCGACTTCCCAAAGCTAAGACATGGGCAGCAGAAGGGTTATCTATTAGCTAACGCAAGTATATTTTGGTCCTGGGCAGTAGGGGACTTACGTGGTCATCCGAAGCGCAGTTGGAGAAAGCCAAACCTTCTCGCCTGGCCTAGTATATTGTTCGGGACGAGAAACAACTATCTCGTAAACAGTATGGCCTTCAATAAAGACGGGAGTCTCGTTGCGATTGCTCACGAAGACGGTAAAACCGAAATTCGGGATGTGCATAGTGGTCAATGTCGGTTGAAGTGGGATAGTCACACCCAGGCGGTGATCGGCGTCGCCTTTGATCCTGCCGTTAAGCCTAATGCGTCTAAGCCTAATGCGTCCCGCCTGGTCACGGTGAGCAAGGATAGGACGGCCAAGGTGTGGGATATTGAACTGGGGTCGTGTAAAGCAGGCTCTAAGCAACCAAAGCCCGCGAGTTTTGATCTATCAGATGCCTCCTGGAATACTGAAGGTGGTCCCAGGGCTCACGATGGCGCGGTCGTACAAGCCGCTTTCAGCCCCGACGGAAAACTCATCGCCACGGCCAGTCAAGACAAAACCGTGAAAATCTGGGATGCTGCGGGGAACGACAAAACAAAGCCGAGGTTATTGCTGACCCTGAATGGGCATCATGGCCATGTCACGGGCCTTGCATTCTGGGATCAGGGCAACCAGCCGAACCGAACTGGCCAACATCTTTACCTCGCCACGATTAGCGCTGACGACAAAACGACGAAGGTCTGGGACCTCATCTCCGCCGATCACCTCTCCGAGTTACGTCAACGGATAGATAGCATCAAGCAAGCCAAAGATAAGGTAACTAACAGCAAGAAGATTGAGGGGCCCCTGGATAAAGGGCTACTGGATGAAATCCAAAATATGATTGACCCGAAGTCGGGCGGCGGAAAAGTGCAGACGGGTGCACGGGAAACTTCTTCTCTCAGGCAGCCCTGA